A genomic segment from Nicotiana tabacum cultivar K326 chromosome 7, ASM71507v2, whole genome shotgun sequence encodes:
- the LOC142162070 gene encoding uncharacterized protein LOC142162070, giving the protein MPLMQKRVRFWWQQQSIQLFNRFLIVFYFFLIGKGNDKSVDKREDIKIVGKILERYRYWKIPIEKFEIFPLYDKWLDIALQNDVKDLVCGAPGANIRPFLLPIFKILAAKSLKELVLNGCILTGVSLSSSGANCCSLRKLSLFRACLSDDMLQTILNSCPLIVSFILEEWNVLKRIELRNLQKIMSVSISAFNDQLVKIQAPTLEHLSCFGGLGDLLLLETVKYHNPKSLELSRVRISDGLLDGVIATSQFLETLTLNHISKGLETFNIYKSLSLKVFMIEDCGHIGEIDAPNLESLEYKEDQVLELKMLKFEYTYRANVT; this is encoded by the exons CAATCGTTTTCtaattgttttctatttttttctaattGGGAAGGGAAACGATAAAAG TGTTGATAAACGGGAAGACATAAAAATAGTGGGTAAAATCCTGGAGAGATACAGGTATTGGAAAATCCCTAttgagaagtttgaaatttttccTCTGTATGATAAGTGGCTTGACATCGCACTTCAGAATGATGTAAAAGATCTAGTTTGTGGAGCTCCTGGAGCCAATATACGCccctttcttcttcctattttcaaaaTCTTGGCAGCAAAATCCTTAAAAGAATTAGTTCTGAATGGTTGTATTCTAACTGGCGTTTCATTATCTAGTAGTGGGGCGAACTGTTGTTCTTTGAGAAAACTTTCTTTATTTCGAGCCTGTTTAAGTGACGACATGCTTCAAACTATACTTAATAGTTGCCCCTTGATTGTCAGTTTCATCCTTGAGGAATGGAATGTGTTGAAAAGGATTGAGCTGCGAAATCTTCAAAAGATCATGTCAGTTTCCATTTCAGCATTTAATGACCAGCTTGTTAAAATTCAAGCACCAACTCTTGAACACTTGTCTTGTTTTGGTGGTTTGGGGGATTTGTTGTTGCTGGAAACTGTTAAATATCATAATCCGAAATCTTTAGAGCTATCGCGTGTGAGGATATCTGATGGATTGCTCGATGGCGTTATTGCAACATCCCAATTCCTTGAGACTTTGACATTAAATCACATTTCTAAAGGGTTGGAAACGTTTAATATTTACAAGAGTCTATCCTTGAAGGTCTTCATGATTGAGGATTGCGGGCACATAGGGGAGATTGATGCTCCAAATTTGGAATCACTTGAGTATAAAGAAGATCAAGTTCTTGAGCTCAAAATGTTGAAATTCGAATACACATACAGAGCCAACGTAACATAA